GGCGGGGTGTCGGTCGAATCGGTATCCGGTCAGATCCGGATCGGCGCCGGCCAGGTGTCGCAGTTGCGCTCGGAAAGCGTATCGGGCGCGACCGTATTGACAGTGGCCGGGCTGGCGCCGGGCGGCAGCATTTCTGCAGAAAGCGTCAGCGGCACGACCACGCTGGGGCTGCCGCGCAACGTGCCGGCAGCGCTGGACGTGGACGTGTTCAGCGGCCACATCCGCTCGGTGGTCGGCAAGGTCGAGCGCCCCGAGTACGGCCCCGGCAAGCACCTGGGCACCACGCTGGGCGGCGGCAATGGCGACATCAAGCTGGAGTCGCACTCGGGCTCGGTGCGTATCGACTACACCAACTGAGCCGCGGCAACCGGGCCTGCAAAACAAACGTGCCACCTTGCGGTGGCACGTCGGTGAAACACTTCAGGGCAACCCTTGCAGGCAACTGCCGGTCTGCTCGCCGCCCGGCGGGGGCAAAACGACAGCAGCGTGCCGCTCAGCCGATCTTGTCGCCATCGTTGCGCGCGGGGCCGAAGTTGGTGGTGAGCACTTCGATCCGGCCGCCGGTCTTGCGGAACGCGGCAATGTCGGCAGCGATGCGCTCACGACTGAGCGGCTGCGACTTGCCTTCGCTGCGAGCGATGCTGGGCTGGGATTTCTGCTTGGTCGCGGGACGTGCCATGTGGCCTCCTGTAGCGGGGAAGTGCAATGACACCGCGTGCGGCGAAGAGTGGCGCGCGCGTGAAGCGGTGTCGAGAAGTGCGATCGCGCTCGGTGCGCAATCGCGGCGGCACGGCGGGCGTGCCTTGCCGGCATGACGGCGGGGCGTCAGGCAGCAACCGTGCATTATACGAGCTGACTGGCGATTTTTGTTAACCGTCCGATGGACGGGCGCCGCCTGCCGCCGCCCAGGCCAGGCCTTGCACGACCCCGAACGACGGATCGCCCTGCACCATGCGCGATTCCGGGAAAGCGGCCGCCACTGCGTCGCGCAGATAGCCGGCGCGCGACATGCCGCCAGTCAGGAACAGGGTGGCCGGCGGCGCGGCCATGTCGGCGCGGACCTGCGCCAGCAGCGCTTCCAGCTCGCGCAGGTAGCTGGAGGCGGACGCAACCAAGGCATCGGCCTGCACGTCGACCTGCAGGCCGCGTTCGATGAAATCCAGTGCCGTGTGGTGCTGGTCGGCTTCGCTGAGCGCAATCTTGCAGGCTTCCACGTTGCGATACAGGCGCGCGGTATTGCCGGTGTCCTGCAGCGCCTTCAGGCGCGTATCGAACGGGGCCGGGGCGTCCTGGTAGTTGTGCAGGCGGAACTCGCGCTGGCGCGTCATGTCCTGCACCATCGCCGCTTCCACGTAATGGTGCGCCGGCACCCGGGTGCTGCCGCGCCCGAACAGCGGCATGTAGCTGGCAAGGCTGAGTGCCAGATCGATATCGGTCCCGCCGCGCGCGATGCCCCAGGCGCGATGCACCTGCGGCGCGGTGCTGCCTCCGACGCTGGCATGCGCGATATCGGTGGTACCGCCCCCGATATCGACCACCACGGTCTCGTGCCGGCTGTCGTGGCTGACGTGGTAATGCATGGCCGCGGCAGCGGGTTCTTCGAGAAACTCCACACTGTCGAAGCCGGCGGCGATGGCGGCGCTCTGCAGGATATCCAGCGCCTGTGCATTGCCTGCATCACCGATCGAACTGCGGAACTGCACCGGACGACCGAGCACGGCGGCGCGGATATTGATGTCGAACTGACGCGAGGCGGTGAGGCGGATATGTTCCAGCACGTGCGTGGCGATGCCGGTGATGGTCTGGCGCGCACGCGGATGCAGGTTGTAGCCCAGCATCGACTTGGGACTCTGCACCAGATTGCCTTCGCCTTCGAGAAAATAGGCGTCCAACGCCTCGTCGCCGTACACCGCGTTCTGCAGCAGTGCCGCCGAACTCCGCGGCTCGCGTACCTGCTGCTCCATCCACTGGCGGCGCACGATACGCAGCGCATCGCGCCGCAGGCTGTCGGGATTGGACAAGCGCCCGGCCGCGGTGGCGTCGCGGCGCGCGGAATCGATCAGGCGCTCCATCTCGTATTCCAGCGCCGGTGTCAGGCTGAAATCCTCCGGGTCGCGCATGGTCTCGGGAAAGTACACCGTGGTGCGGAACTGCAAGGCCTCGCCGAAGCGCACCGGCTCCACCTGGCCGTCGACGATTGCCGCAGCGGCGGAGTTGCTGGTACCGAAGTCGATGCCGAGTTTCATGCGCAGCTGCCTGGGAACGGGCCGCGCACTGTACTACGCCGGCCGCACCTGCCGTCCAGGCCGGTGGGCCCGGACAGCATCCCTGGACGAAGCAGAGCCAGCGCTGCCATGTGCCGAAGGCACGCGGCAGCTGGCCTCAGGCGGCGACGTCGTCGACGTGGCCCTGGTTCAACTCCTCGGTGGTGGCTTCGCGCACCTGCACCACTTCCACTGCGAAATGCAGGGTCTGCCCGGCGAGCGGGTGGTTGCCATCCACGGTGACCTGCTCTGGGCCCACCTCGGTCACGGTGACCAGCACTGGACCCTGCTGGGTGCGTGCCTCGAACTGCACGCCTGGCACCACCTCCACATCGGTGGGGAAGGCCTTGCGCGGCACATGCTGGATCAACTGCTCGTGGCGTGGGCCATAGCCTTGCTGCGGGGCGACATCGGCAGTGAGGGTGTCGCCGGCTTGCCTGCCGTCCAGCGCCTGCTCCAGGCCGGGGACGATATTGCCGGCACCATGCAGGTAGCTCAGCGGCGTGTCCGGCGTGGAACGGTCCAGTACCTGGCCGCTGTCGTCGGAAAGGGTGTAATGAATGGTCGCAACGCGACCCTGGCTGATTTCCATTGGAAACCTCCATGAGTGGGATCGAGGGGAGTGCACCGGCTGATTCACGATGCGAAGAGATGCCGCAGGCACACCGTAGGCAATCGGGCTGCATCATGCAACCGCTGCCGGAGCGGTGGTTGGGCCGAGGATCAGCTTGGTGGAAGCGCGCATGCCGGACGCGCCACCGAACGGCGCTGCGTATATGCGGTACGCGCAAGACCATCGGGCGTACCGGTGTGCGCGGTCATCGGGCATGGCGTTGCATGTCGGCTGCGATCAGGCGCGCTGGTGTGACGCGATGCCACGCCCACCGCAGGGAGCGTGGATCCTGCAGAAACGCGCTAAGCGCTTCGGTCAGCTTCGCAGTATGTGGGTCGATGGCGCTCAGTCGGCCTGCGCGCCACGTTCGATCTGGGTGCGTCGCGCCTGCCAGGTTTCCGGCGTCTGCGGCTTGACGAACAGGGCGGTGATCTCCGGATGCTGGCGCTTGGCCGCCGCTTCGATACGCGCGACACAGGCTTCGATGTCCGGCGTGCTGCGGGTGTCTTCGAATTCGGCACTCAGCGCGGCCACCACCTGGTTGGGGCCCATCTGCATGGTCAGCACGCCATTGGCGGCACGCACGTCCGGGTCGCTGGCGGCAATGCGCAACAGCGACGCGCTGACATGCGCATGCGCGGGTTCGCCGATCAGCAAGCCCTTGGTTTCCCGCGCCAGCAGGAAAGCGGTAAAGGCGAGCACGCCGGCAATGCCGATCGAGGCGATGCCGTCGAGCTCCGGCATGTCCAGTAGCTGCGCGCCGGCCAGGCCGAGCAGGGCCATGAACAAGCCGATCAGCGCGGCGCTGTCTTCCAGCAGCACGGTGAAGGTGCTGGGATCCTTGCTTTTGCGAAACGCTTCGAAGTAGCCCATGCGGCCCTTCTTGGCACGGAACTCGCGCAACGCCACCACCCAGGAAATGCCTTCGAACACGATGGATACGCCGAGCACGCAGTAGGCGACCAGGTGGCTCTTGGCAGGCTCGGGATGGCGCAGATGCACGATGCCTTCGTACAGCGATACGCCGGCGCCCATCGCAAACACCAGCAGCGCCACGATGAAGCTCCAGAAATACAGCTCGCGCCCGTAGCCGAACGGATGGGTGGGCGTGGGCGCGCGCGCCGCGCGACGCAGGCCATACAGCAGCAGCACTTCGTTGACCGTGTCCACCAACGAATGCACGCCCTCGCTGAGCATGGCCGAACTGCCGGAGATGCCGGCCGCGATGAACTTGGCCACCGCAATGGCCAGGTTGCCGGCCAGGGCGACGTAGACCACCAGGTGCGAGCCCTTGGTGTGATCCTGCCCGGTGTGGTCCGGCCCGGCGTTCGCATCCGCGGCCTTGGCGGCGTCGCCGTTCTGCCCGGCAGCGGGCGCATCGGCGCGCGGCGATGCGGCGCCAGGTGTGGAAGGGTCTGAGCGATTGGACACGGGCGGCCTGCAGTGTTCGGCAAGCGCTGCACTATCGCGCCGTAGCCGTGCCCGCTACGTGATCGCGGCGCCGGCAGCTACAATCCACGCCCGTTTCGATCAAGGACTCGCATGTCTACCGTTCCCGCCTGCCCGCAATGCGGCCAGGACAACACCTATGCCGACGGCGCGCTGTCGGTCTGCGCAGACTGCGGTTTCGAGTGGAGCGCGGGAGAGCCTGCTGCAAATGCCACCGTGGTACGCGACAGCAACGGCAACGTGCTGCAGGCCGGCGATACGGTGACGGTAATCAAGGATCTCAAGGTCAAGGGCTCGTCGATTCCGCTCAAGCAGGGCACGGTGATCCGCAATATCCGCCTGGTCGAAGACGATGCCGAGCATATCGAGGGCAACTCGGAAAAGATCAAGGGACTGGTGCTGAAGACCTGCTTCCTGCGCAAGGCATAGCCACATGTTGGCGGCTTGATGGCTGCCAGTTGCGCACGTGAGGTGCATGATCGGTATTGGCATGCAAGCTGCGGCCTGTGTGCACCCGGTTGATGGCGGCGTGCAGTGATCTGCGCGGCGGTGAGCCGCACCGGGCGGCGAACGGCAATCAGCACGCGCCGCAAGATCAGGTTCCATGCGCAACGCGCCAGGCCCGCCGAGCCGAGCCCATACTCAGTCGCGCGGATACACCGCTGCCACCAGGCAGCTCTGGCGCATGCGTGAGAGCCGGCCGCCACGCGTCGTGCCCAGGTCTCCTTCATGGCCGGCACCGGCGTTTGCGCCGGCAATGCCGATCTCGTCCAGCACGTCGATCTTGTCGCCGGGATTGCCGCAGATCGCGTTCAAGCCCATGCCGGACACGAAGCGGATCGGCGGCGCGCCGCTGAGTTCGTTGCAACTGTCCATCAGTTCCACCCGGTAATGGCGATGCGTGCCGGAATGGCGTGGGGAGACTTCCACCACCAGCCCCTGCGTATCTTCCGACCATGCACGCAACATGCTGGGACGAAAGCAGTCGCTGGCGTGGAGTCGGATGGCGCCAGGTCGGCCGCCGGATCGCACTGCCAGCGTGACCTGCGTCAGTGCGGCTCGGGCGGATCCGAATCCAGCACCTGCAGCTTGCCGCCGGTGGTCTCCGGCAGGATGCGCTGGTCGGTGGCGACCAGGACGACGCCGGGCGTCAGCAAGGGCAGCAGCTCGGCCAGGAACGCCGGCGGTACCTGCAGCCGCGCGATGGTGTCGGGATCCAGCGCCTGGCCTGCCGCGGCCGTGCTGCCGGGAATGCCGATGCGCATCCAGTTGGGCATGCGGCGACCGGGCAGGCCGGCAATTTCGCCGGGCAGAAAGCCCTGGCCGACGATGAAGGCCTGCGTGCCCAGCGGCGGTGCACCCGGCGGCGCATGCACGGCGACCCGGGCACGCCCGATTTCCACGCCATTGCGATAGACCAGCAATTGCTGGTCGGCGCTGCTGACCAGCATCGAGATCGGGCCGGTGGGCGCCAACGCCGGTTGCCATGCAAATGCCTGGCCGTTGGGCAGCGGCAGCAGCGGGCGCTCGGCGCCGGTGGTCGGGTCGATCGGGCTGAGCGCGCGCGGATGCACCACATCGTCGGCACTGACGCCGGCCTGCGCCACGACCACCACCATGCCCATGTTGGAATTGTCGAACAGCAGTCGGGCGAATTCCGATGGCAGGTGCACGCAGCCATGCGATTCCGGGTAGCCGGGCAGGCCGCCGGCATGCAGCGCCACGCCATCCCAGGTGAGCCGCTGCTGATACGGCATCGGCGCGGCGTTGTAGATGTTGGAGCGGTGATCCCGGTCCTTCTGCAGGATGGTGAATACCCCGGTGGGGGTCTCATGCCCGGGCTTGCCGGAGCTGATGGTGGACACGCCGATCAGGATGCCGTTGCGATACGCATACGCGCGTTGTTCGGTGAGGCTGACGATCACCGCCATCGGTCCCCAGCCCTTGCTCACGCCGCCCCAGATCCATTCGCCCGGCTTCAGGTCGGCAGGCAGGGTGCCCGCGGGGCTGGACTGGCGGGCGCCCCAGAACGGCGCGGCGGCCGCGTGACCACCTATCAGCAACATGCACAGCAGTGCAAACGAGAGCGGGGGTCGCATCGGCGTTCCCATCAGGAGGGTTGCACCGATGCTAGCGGGCAGACGCGCACGCGTCACCGGGCGATGCGGTGCGATAAGCGCGGCATGCGAAGGTGGCGCCGCCCGGTAGTCGAGGCGGCGCGTGCTATCTGGTGTGCGGCTGCAGGAATTCCGGCAGTGCGCGTGTGGCGCGTGGGCGATGACGCTCGCAGCCCGATCGCCGCCGCATGGCAACGACGATCGGGCGTGCTGGCGTGATGCTTACTCCGGCAACGCCGGATAATCGGTATAGCCCTTGGCGCCGCCGCCATAGAGGGTGGACTGATCCACCTCGGCCAGCGGGGCGTGTTCGCGCAGGCGACGCACCAGATCCGGGTTGGCAATGAACGGGCGGCCATAGGCGATGGCATCGGCATAGCCGCTGCTGAGGGCATGCTCGGACATCGCGCGGTCATAGCCGTTGTTGGCGATCCAGGCGCCATCGAACTTGGCGCGCAGCGCAGCGTAGTCGAAGGCGATGTTGTCGCGCGCACCGCCGGTGGCGCCCTCGATCACGTGCACGAACGCCAGGCCGCCGATCAGGTTCAGCCGCTCCACGGCACGTTCGAACAGCGGCTGCGGGTTGGAGTCGTGTGCGCCGTAGACCGGGGTGACCGGCGACAGGCGCACGCCGGTGCGCTCGGCACCGATCTCATCGGCGATGGCCTGTACCACTTCGGCGAGCAGGCGGGTGCGGTTTTCGATATCGCCGCCGTAGGCATCGGTGCGCTTGTTGGAACCATCGCGCAGGAACTGGTCGAGCAGGTAGCCATTGGCCGCATGCACTTCCACGCCATCGAAACCGGCCTCGATCGCATTGCGCGCGGCGATGCGGTAGTCCTCGATCAGCGCGGGGATTTCGTCCAGCGCCAATGCACGCGGTTCGGAAACGTCCTCGAAGCCGTTCTTGGTGTAGGTCTTGCCCTCCGCACGAATCGCGCTGGGCGCGACCGGCACTTCGCCCGGCGGCAGTACGCTGGTGTGCGAGACGCGGCCGACATGCCAGAGCTGCAACACGATCTTGCCGCCACGGCGATGCACTTCATCGGTGACCGCGCGCCAGCCGGCGACCTGTTGGGTGGTATGGATGCCCGGCGTATCCAGGTAGCCCTGGCCGAGCGGACTGATCTGCGTGCCTTCGGCGACGATCAGGCCGGCAGTGGCGCGCTGGCCGTAGTATTCGGCGGCCAGCGGCGACGGGACCTGCCCGGCGCCGGCGCGGTTACGCGTCAGCGGCGCCATGATCACGCGGTTGGCAAGGTCCAGCGCGCCCAGGCGCACCGGGGAAAACAGTGGGGATTGAGTGGATTTGGACATCAGCAACCAGTCGTTGTGGGATCGCACGCAAGGCGCGGCGCCGCGCCGATCGCGGTGCTCCACAGCGATGGTGGCGAACCCAAGCGGATTCGAGCGACGCTGGTAGGACACAGCGTCTCCCGGTGCACGGAAGTGGGCCAAACTGTGACGGGCAAGGCGTGCGGGCTGAATCGCCAGGAACATCGGCCTTTCCTGCATTGCTGCATTGCACAATAATAAGCCGCCCCGTCAATCTGGAGTCGGGCATGTCCGATATCGAGCCTTCCGCCCCGCGCGTGCCCCGGCGCGACTACGTGCTGATCCTGCTGGCGCTGGCGATGGGCGGCTTTGCGATCGGTATCAGCGAATTCTCCACGATGGGCCTGATGACGCAGATTGCGCAGGGCCTGCGGATCAGCGAGCCGCAGGTAGGCCATGTCATCAGTGCCTACGCACTGGGCGTGGTGGTTGGCGCGCCGTTGCTGGCAATTCTGGGCGCGCGCTGGCCGCGCCGCACCCTGTTGCTGCTGCTGATGGTGTTCTACGCGCTCGGCAATCTGGCCAGCGCGTTGGCGCCGAGCTATCACACGATGCTGCTGTGCCGCTTCATCGCAGGCCTGCCGCATGGCGCGTATTTCGGTGTGGCCTCGTTGGTGGCCGCATCGATCAGCCCGCCCAACCAGCGCGCGACTGCGGTGGGACGCGTGCTGCTGGGCTTGAGCGTGGCGTTGCTGGTGGGCAATCCATTGGCGACCTGGCTGGGGCAGATCGTCAGCTGGCGCTGGGCGTATGCGTCGGTGTCGGTGATCGCATTGGGCACGGTCGCGGCGGTGGCCGCCTTGTTGCCGCCCGCGCCCGACGAGCCGCGGCAGCAGCCCTTGCGCGAGCTGCGAGCGTTCAACCGACCACAGGTGTGGTTGGCGCTGGCAATCGGCGCCGTGGGGTTCTCCGGCATGTTCTGCGTCTTCAGTTATCTGGCGCCGACACTGACGGCGGTGACCGGCGTGGAGCCGGCGCGCATCCCGCTGGCCATGGCCGCCTTTGGCGTGGGCGGCGTGCTGGGCAGCATACTGGGGGGCTGGCTGTTTGATCGCCTGCAGTTCCGCGCAGTGCAGGTGCTGCTGGGGTGGTCGATCGCGGTGATGCTGACGTTTCCGCTGGCCGCGCACTCGGAACTGTGGGTGTTTGTCTCCGTCATCGCGGTGGGCACCATGGGCGCCCTGGCGCCTGCATTGCAGACCCGCCTGATGGATGTGGCCGCCGAAGCGCAGACCCTGGCGGCGGCGTCCAACCATGCAGCGTTCAATACCGCCAATGCGCTGGGGCCGTGGCTGGGCGGCATGGCCATCACCACAGGCTGGGGCTGGACGTCCACTGGCTACGTTGGCGCGGCCACCGCGCTGGGTGGCGTGCTGATCTATGCGGCAGCGGTGTGGCAGGAACAACGTCAGCGCGGCGCGCTGGCCAGCTATTGAGATGATCCAGTGGCGGGTCGGCCCCTGGCGGGCGACACGGCCTCGCTGACATCTGCATGCTTGGACACCATGCATGTGTGCAGGTGGTACCGATACCGGTTGTCCAGAGATTGCGAAGACCCACGCTGCTGCAGTGCGCGGCCATGTCCCATCCACGGTCGCCTCACGACTGGCCATCGAGACTGCGTGCTTGCCAGTAAGCGGACCGAACCGTCATGACCGACTTCACTCCACCCCCATGGAAGCGCTCCAGCCCAAAACGTAAGGCCTCTACGCCGTTGACCGAGGCGCAGAAGGCTGCTGCCCGAAGGCGGGCAGAAGAGGCGGGGCGTCCGTATCCGAATCTGATCGACAATATGTGGGCCAGCCGGCAACCCAGAGAGTCGTGATCTTGATGCGCTATTGGCATTGATGAATCGCAGTTCATCGGCCGCATGATGGCGTGATGACATGTCCCGTATCGCTCACATGCCAATTATGCGCGCGCGGCCAGCATGGCCCCGTACACAACGCCAAGGCGCCGCAATCAACGCATCGATTGCGTTATTCCCCGACAGCCAAGCGCAACGCATTACCGCGCCGCGCGGCCCATGCAACCAGGAGCGACACATGAGCACCCAGAGCAAGACCGAGCACAGCCTCAACGATCTCATCGCCATTTCCCGCGACGGCAAGGACTTCTACGACGAAGCCGCCGCCAAGGTGGGCGATGCCGAGCTTGCGACGCTGTTCCGCCGCATCGCCGGCGTCAAGAGCGACATCGTCAGCAATCTGAGCAGCGTTGTGGCGTCGGTGGGCGGGACGCCGGAAAAGCACGGCACCATGGTCGGCAGCATGCAGCAGTTTTACGGCAAGGTCCGTGCAACGCTGGGCGACACCAAGTACGGCTACGTGGCCGAGCTGGAAGAGTCGGAAGATCGCCTGCTGAAGGCCTTCGACGAAACCATCGCCGATCAGGACACGCCGGCCGCCGCACGCGACGCCGCACTGCGTCTGTTGCCGGAAGTGCGTGCGTGCCATGACGTGATGCGCAACCGCAAGCACGCGATGAAGAACGCGGCGTAACGTGATTGCGATTCCGTAGTGCATCAACTCGATGCAGCTCCGGAGTAAATCGATACAGGCGGGAAACGGGTAGCGCATGCTGCCCGTTTCTTTTTGTGCGGTGTGCAATTGCTGTTCCACGAGCGCACTGTGTTCCACAGCGATGCATGCGACTGCGGCGTATTCGGCAGGCACCCGGTCTGCTAGTATCCGCCGCCCTTCTTCAGCCAGGCCCGCGCAGGCGGACGTGGACACCCTCATGAAACAGCAGTTTCTCTACTTGTCATCGGCCGAGGCGCAGCTGTCGCTGGGCTTGGGCGAAGAGAAGCCCACCGAGCGGCTGTTCTTTGCGGTGATGGCAGATGCACAGACCGCCGAACGCGCGAGCGACATCGCCAACAGTCTGCTGCAGGCGGGGCAGGTGGAGGGAAAGCTGCTGGGGCGCGAGCGGCTGCACGTGACCTTGCATCACCTGGGCGACTACGCGGGCGGATTGCCGCCGTCGCTGGTCAGCCGGGCCAGCCAGGCCGCCGAACGCATTGCCCTGCCAGCCTTCGCTGTGGAATTCGACCGCGTTGGCACCTTCGGTGGGCGACGCTCGCAATTGCCTTGCGTGTTGCGCGGCGAAGAGCGGGTGCGCGGGTTGTATGAGTTGCAGGGGGCATTGGGGCGGCAGCTGGCGCATGCGGGCATTGCCGGCGATGCGCAGTACACGCCGCATATGACCCTGCTGTACTGCAATCAGACCCTGCCGCAGCGACGTTGCGAGGCACTGGCCTGGACGGTGCGTGAATTTGCGTTGGTGCGCAGTTTCCTGGGGCAGTCGCGCTACCAGATCGAAGGGTGCTGGTCGCTGCACTGAACCGCCGCACCCATGGGCACAGCGGCGCGTACGCGCTAGCCTGCGCCCATGGACATCCCCACACCGCTGCCGTTGCATGCCGACCACCTGGCCGCACTGGAACAGGCCTATGCCACGCCTGTGCGCGCCTATCATCACTTCGGCCACGTGCGCGCACTGTTGCAGCACTATGCCGAGGTCGCTGCCGGGCCGGGGTGGCGGCAACCGGTGGAGGTCTGGCTGGCGGTGCTGTTCCACGATGCGGTGTACCAGCCCGGGCGTAGCGACAACGAAGCGCAATCGGCGGCGTGGGCACTGGACTGCATCCCGCGTTGGTGGCCACAGGCCGAGGTGGACCTTGCGCGCGTGCAGACGCTGATCCTGCTCACCGCACGGCATGGCCAGCTGCAACCGACCGATGTCGACGAAGAGGCGGCGCTGTTTCTGGACTGCGACATGGCGATCCTGGCGGCGCCGGCCCAGATCTTCGAAGCCTACGACCGCGCAATCGCCGACGAGTACCGAGGCCATGTGCCGGCGCTGCTGTTCCGTCTGAACCGGCGGCGTTTTCTGGCCGGCCTACTGAAGCGGCCGCGCATCTTTCTCAGCGCGTATTTCCATGCCAAGGCCGATGCCGCGGCGCGCGCCAACCTGCGTCGCCGGCTGGGCCGTTGATGGGCCAGTGCGCTGCGTTACGCCGCCTCGGGGAGGGCGGATCACGCACGCTACAATGGCCGCATGCACGAGCCCGCCGTTTCCGCCGCCGATCCACGTCCGCAACCGCCGCAGGCGCCAGCGCCCAACGAATGCTGCGAGAGCGGCTGCCCACTGTGCGTGCACGATCTGTACGCCGAGGAGTTGAGCCGCTACCACCAGGCCCTGGCTGCCTGGGAAGCCCGCCAGCAGATGCCGGCGCGGTAAGCGAAGCGCGGCGCTTCGCGGCACGCGCCGGAACGATTATCTTTGGACCACTTTCCCCGATGGTGCGACATGCGACGACTTGAACGATGGAGCGCGCTCTGCGCAGCGGCGGTGTTGACGCTGTCGGGCATGGCTGCCGCGCAGGCCCCGGATCCGGTCAGCCACGGGCGCTTCGAACAGGTGCCGGTGCTGATGCCCAAGGGCGAGCCCGAGCGCGTGGTGATCTGGCTGGCCGGCTCCGGCAATGCCGGCACGCGCCAGGCGCAGGCCCAAGCCCTGCGCGACGATGGCGCCATGGTCGCCGTGGTGGACATCGCCCATCTGTATGCGGTGCTGCGCAAGGCCGGCGGCACCTGCGCGTTCTCGGTCGGCGATGTGGAGAATTTTTCCCGCTATCTGCAGGCCTTCTATCACATCCCCACCTACCGCCTGCCGCTGCTGGTCGGTGATGGAGAAGGTGCTGCGCTGGCGTACGCGATCGGCGCACAGGCCAAGCCGCATGTGCTGGCCGGCGTGCTCACCGACGGGGTGTGCCCGGCGGCGGTGTCCGATCAGGCGATCTGCCAGCCCGGCGTGCAGCCAGGGAGCAATCGTCTGATTCCGGTGCCGCTGCAGATTCCGTGGGTGCTTGCCGGCAGCCAGGACAAGCGGTGCCCTGCGCCGGCCGAAGAGGCCTTTCTCAAGCAGATCCCGCAGGCGCGCACTTTCAAGCGCTCTGCGCGGGGCGACATCCTGCCCGGCCTGCGCGCGGCCGCCCGTTCGCTGGGCGAGCAGAAGGGCGTGGCCCTGCCGCCGCCGCCGGGTGGGCTGGCCGATCTGCCGGTGGTGGAAGTGCCGGCCAA
The window above is part of the Xanthomonas campestris pv. badrii genome. Proteins encoded here:
- a CDS encoding Hsp70 family protein — translated: MKLGIDFGTSNSAAAAIVDGQVEPVRFGEALQFRTTVYFPETMRDPEDFSLTPALEYEMERLIDSARRDATAAGRLSNPDSLRRDALRIVRRQWMEQQVREPRSSAALLQNAVYGDEALDAYFLEGEGNLVQSPKSMLGYNLHPRARQTITGIATHVLEHIRLTASRQFDINIRAAVLGRPVQFRSSIGDAGNAQALDILQSAAIAAGFDSVEFLEEPAAAAMHYHVSHDSRHETVVVDIGGGTTDIAHASVGGSTAPQVHRAWGIARGGTDIDLALSLASYMPLFGRGSTRVPAHHYVEAAMVQDMTRQREFRLHNYQDAPAPFDTRLKALQDTGNTARLYRNVEACKIALSEADQHHTALDFIERGLQVDVQADALVASASSYLRELEALLAQVRADMAAPPATLFLTGGMSRAGYLRDAVAAAFPESRMVQGDPSFGVVQGLAWAAAGGARPSDG
- a CDS encoding FKBP-type peptidyl-prolyl cis-trans isomerase codes for the protein MEISQGRVATIHYTLSDDSGQVLDRSTPDTPLSYLHGAGNIVPGLEQALDGRQAGDTLTADVAPQQGYGPRHEQLIQHVPRKAFPTDVEVVPGVQFEARTQQGPVLVTVTEVGPEQVTVDGNHPLAGQTLHFAVEVVQVREATTEELNQGHVDDVAA
- a CDS encoding cation diffusion facilitator family transporter → MSNRSDPSTPGAASPRADAPAAGQNGDAAKAADANAGPDHTGQDHTKGSHLVVYVALAGNLAIAVAKFIAAGISGSSAMLSEGVHSLVDTVNEVLLLYGLRRAARAPTPTHPFGYGRELYFWSFIVALLVFAMGAGVSLYEGIVHLRHPEPAKSHLVAYCVLGVSIVFEGISWVVALREFRAKKGRMGYFEAFRKSKDPSTFTVLLEDSAALIGLFMALLGLAGAQLLDMPELDGIASIGIAGVLAFTAFLLARETKGLLIGEPAHAHVSASLLRIAASDPDVRAANGVLTMQMGPNQVVAALSAEFEDTRSTPDIEACVARIEAAAKRQHPEITALFVKPQTPETWQARRTQIERGAQAD
- a CDS encoding zinc ribbon domain-containing protein YjdM; the encoded protein is MSTVPACPQCGQDNTYADGALSVCADCGFEWSAGEPAANATVVRDSNGNVLQAGDTVTVIKDLKVKGSSIPLKQGTVIRNIRLVEDDAEHIEGNSEKIKGLVLKTCFLRKA
- a CDS encoding L,D-transpeptidase, with protein sequence MRPPLSFALLCMLLIGGHAAAAPFWGARQSSPAGTLPADLKPGEWIWGGVSKGWGPMAVIVSLTEQRAYAYRNGILIGVSTISSGKPGHETPTGVFTILQKDRDHRSNIYNAAPMPYQQRLTWDGVALHAGGLPGYPESHGCVHLPSEFARLLFDNSNMGMVVVVAQAGVSADDVVHPRALSPIDPTTGAERPLLPLPNGQAFAWQPALAPTGPISMLVSSADQQLLVYRNGVEIGRARVAVHAPPGAPPLGTQAFIVGQGFLPGEIAGLPGRRMPNWMRIGIPGSTAAAGQALDPDTIARLQVPPAFLAELLPLLTPGVVLVATDQRILPETTGGKLQVLDSDPPEPH
- a CDS encoding alkene reductase, which produces MSKSTQSPLFSPVRLGALDLANRVIMAPLTRNRAGAGQVPSPLAAEYYGQRATAGLIVAEGTQISPLGQGYLDTPGIHTTQQVAGWRAVTDEVHRRGGKIVLQLWHVGRVSHTSVLPPGEVPVAPSAIRAEGKTYTKNGFEDVSEPRALALDEIPALIEDYRIAARNAIEAGFDGVEVHAANGYLLDQFLRDGSNKRTDAYGGDIENRTRLLAEVVQAIADEIGAERTGVRLSPVTPVYGAHDSNPQPLFERAVERLNLIGGLAFVHVIEGATGGARDNIAFDYAALRAKFDGAWIANNGYDRAMSEHALSSGYADAIAYGRPFIANPDLVRRLREHAPLAEVDQSTLYGGGAKGYTDYPALPE
- a CDS encoding MFS transporter, which translates into the protein MSDIEPSAPRVPRRDYVLILLALAMGGFAIGISEFSTMGLMTQIAQGLRISEPQVGHVISAYALGVVVGAPLLAILGARWPRRTLLLLLMVFYALGNLASALAPSYHTMLLCRFIAGLPHGAYFGVASLVAASISPPNQRATAVGRVLLGLSVALLVGNPLATWLGQIVSWRWAYASVSVIALGTVAAVAALLPPAPDEPRQQPLRELRAFNRPQVWLALAIGAVGFSGMFCVFSYLAPTLTAVTGVEPARIPLAMAAFGVGGVLGSILGGWLFDRLQFRAVQVLLGWSIAVMLTFPLAAHSELWVFVSVIAVGTMGALAPALQTRLMDVAAEAQTLAAASNHAAFNTANALGPWLGGMAITTGWGWTSTGYVGAATALGGVLIYAAAVWQEQRQRGALASY
- a CDS encoding PA2169 family four-helix-bundle protein, translated to MSTQSKTEHSLNDLIAISRDGKDFYDEAAAKVGDAELATLFRRIAGVKSDIVSNLSSVVASVGGTPEKHGTMVGSMQQFYGKVRATLGDTKYGYVAELEESEDRLLKAFDETIADQDTPAAARDAALRLLPEVRACHDVMRNRKHAMKNAA
- the thpR gene encoding RNA 2',3'-cyclic phosphodiesterase; protein product: MKQQFLYLSSAEAQLSLGLGEEKPTERLFFAVMADAQTAERASDIANSLLQAGQVEGKLLGRERLHVTLHHLGDYAGGLPPSLVSRASQAAERIALPAFAVEFDRVGTFGGRRSQLPCVLRGEERVRGLYELQGALGRQLAHAGIAGDAQYTPHMTLLYCNQTLPQRRCEALAWTVREFALVRSFLGQSRYQIEGCWSLH